One window of Cydia pomonella isolate Wapato2018A chromosome 7, ilCydPomo1, whole genome shotgun sequence genomic DNA carries:
- the LOC133519972 gene encoding glutamine synthetase 2 cytoplasmic-like produces MSDAKGKVQDNPKILSGPVLTNSPNAVLSKTLLNRYKDLPLPGDKVLATYIWIDGTGEHMRCKDRTVNFIPKVVKDLPIWNFDGSSTGQSDSHNSDTFLVPRALYKDPFRRGNHVLVMCDTYKYNMEPTATNHRVKCQEAADKCEDEEPWFGIEQEYTLLDADLRPFGWPPGGFPPPQGPYYCGVGSNKVFARDLVDSHYRCCLYAGVPIAGTNAEAMPSQWEFQVGPSVGVSAADDMWIARYILHRLAEEHGVIVSFDPKPVQDWNGSGAHTNFSTKKMRQENGIVEINKAIEKLSKTHMKHIKVYDPRGGKDNARRLTGKYETASLHEFSSGVASRSCSIRIPRAVAEERKGYLEDRRPASNCDPYAVIDALLRTCILNE; encoded by the exons ATGAGTGACGCAAAGGGAAAAGTACaag ATAACCCCAAGATACTATCGGGTCCCGTACTGACGAACTCGCCCAACGCGGTGCTGTCCAAAACTCTGCTGAACCGGTACAAGGACCTCCCGCTGCCTGGCGACAAGGTCCTGGCCACCTACATCTGGATTGACGGCACAGGCGAACATATGCGGTGTAAGGACCGCACCGTGAACTTTATACCGAAAGTTGTTAAAG ATTTGCCCATTTGGAACTTTGATGGCAGCTCAACTGGACAGTCGGACAGTCACAACTCTGACACGTTCCTGGTGCCGCGCGCCCTGTACAAGGACCCGTTCCGCCGCGGCAACCACGTGCTGGTCATGTGCGACACCTACAAGTACAACATGGAGCCCACGGCAACCAACCATCGTGTTAAGTGCCAGGAAGCTGCGGACAAATGCGAAGACGAGGAGCCGTGGTTCGGCATCGAGCAGGAATACACCCTCCTCGACGCGGATCTCAGGCCTTTCGGATGGCCCCCAGGCGGCTTCCCCCCACCACAAGGCCCCTACTACTGCGGTGTTGGCTCCAACAAAGTTTTCGCCAGAGATCTCGTCGATTCACATTACCG GTGCTGCCTCTATGCTGGCGTACCTATTGCTGGCACGAACGCCGAGGCAATGCCCTCTCAGTGGGAGTTCCAAGTGGGTCCGTCTGTGGGCGTGAGCGCCGCCGACGACATGTGGATAGCGCGCTACATCCTGCACCGCCTGGCCGAGGAGCACGGCGTCATCGTCAGCTTTGACCCCAAGCCTGTGCAAGACTGGAACGGCTCGGGAGCGCATACCAACTTCTCTACTAAAAAGATGAGACAAGAAAACGGCATTGT CGAAATCAACAAGGCGATAGAAAAGCTTTCGAAAACACACATGAAGCATATCAAGGTGTACGACCCCCGCGGGGGAAAGGACAACGCGAgaaggttgactggtaaatACGAAACGGCCAGCCTACACGAGTTTAGCTCAG GCGTGGCCAGCCGCAGCTGCAGCATCCGGATACCGCGCGCGGTAGCGGAGGAGAGGAAGGGCTACCTGGAGGACAGACGGCCGGCCTCCAACTGCGATCCCTATGCCGTCATCGACGCTCTTCTGCGCACCTGCATCCTCAACGAATAA
- the LOC133519976 gene encoding protein yellow-like, giving the protein MRAIYFIIAAAVLAICKAASPQLRFAWKQVDYAWDTPADKENAMKAGQFVQEHNLILGLARWKNKLFITVPRWKNGVASSLNYVDVDGAQEQILKPYPSMKDNLVPDDAKELPSNSSIISVFRVYVDPCDRLWVMDSGLADIFGAGNQIAGPSLVVFDLNTDQLLHRYFFKVSDMKEDSFFANVVVDVDKDTCDNAFAYIPDLGAYGVVVYSLKQNDSWRISHHYFHFEPLAGQYKVGGIEFQWTDGVFALALSEPREQGYRTMFFHAFSSTKEFCVSTELLRNYTHIDKHEAFHDFKLLGDRGERTQSSASFYDPKTSVLFYTQVNRDGVGCWNVNKPYTPETNPLLFSDPILYEFPNDLKVDDEGTLWLLTDKLPRFLYKSLDPNEVNFRIFSINTTEAIAGTACQ; this is encoded by the exons ATGCGggcaatttattttataatagccGCTGCGGTGCTGGCTATATGTAAAGCAGCATCACCACAACTTCGTTTCGCTTGGAAGCAAGTAGACTACGCCTGGGACACGCCCGCTGATAAGGAAAATGCCATGAAAGCCGGTCAATTTGTACAAGAACATAACTTAATTCTTGGCTTGGCGAGATGGAAAAACAAGCTGTTCATCACCGTCCCAAGATGGAAGAACGGCGTGGCTTCCTCGCTAAACTATGTGGATGTAGATGGGGCTCAGGAGCAAATTTTGAAGCCGTATCCTTCAATGAAAGACAATTTGGTTCCGGACGACGCGAAGGAGCTCCCTTCTAATAGCTCTATTATCTCCGTGTTCCGGGTGTATGTCGACCCCTGTGACAGGCTATGGGTTATGGATTCGGGATTAGCTGATATTTTTg GTGCTGGTAACCAAATTGCGGGGCCGTCTCTAGTGGTGTTCGATCTGAACACCGATCAGCTTCTTCATCGGTATTTCTTCAAAGTCTCCGATATGAAGGAGGACTCGTTCTTTGCCAATGTC GTAGTCGATGTGGACAAAGACACATGTGACAACGCTTTCGCATACATCCCGGACCTGGGCGCGTACGGAGTTGTGGTCTACAGTCTAAAGCAGAATGACTCCTGGCGTATCTCGCACCACTACTTCCACTTCGAGCCTCTGGCTGGCCAGTACAAGGTTGGCGGCATCGAGTTCCAGTGGACTGATGGAGTTTTCGCGCTGGCGTTGTCTGAGCCAAGGGAACAAGG GTATCGAACGATGTTTTTCCACGCGTTCTCGAGCACGAAGGAGTTCTGCGTGTCAACCGAGCTGCTGCGTAACTACACACACATCGATAAGCACGAGGCATTCCACGATTTCAAG TTGCTTGGTGACCGCGGAGAACGCACTCAGTCCTCAGCCAGCTTCTACGATCCCAAGACTAGTGTTCTCTTCTACACACAG GTGAACAGAGACGGCGTCGGATGCTGGAATGTGAACAAGCCCTACACGCCGGAGACCAACCCTCTCCTCTTCAGCGACCCTATCCTCTACGAGTTCCCCAACGACTTGAAG GTGGACGATGAAGGCACCCTCTGGTTGCTGACTGACAAGCTGCCACGGTTCCTGTACAAGTCGCTGGACCCCAACGAAGTCAATTTCAGGATATTCAGCATCAACACCACTGAGGCCATCGCTGGCACCGCCTGCCAATAA